Proteins encoded by one window of Ulvibacter sp. MAR_2010_11:
- a CDS encoding sensor histidine kinase, protein MEKLITGEDQILSIITGAICLLILMALAIIIFFYFSRKKIIKTQLEKANMEIAHQKEVLQSTLITQEEERKRIAQDLHDAISSKLNIVSLNANFLTEDNITPPEANTIGKHISNITATILESSRKIAHDLLPPTLEKFGLEAALEELCEEVGDTKKFEVHHDLSYSEAFLDSDRELHLFRIVQELINNSIKHSNATQINLVMKTGENQLYLQYRDNGKGFDVVKAQQAKGLGMSGIKNRADILSGILHMESSPGNGINITVKIQR, encoded by the coding sequence ATGGAAAAATTAATTACCGGTGAGGATCAAATATTAAGCATAATTACAGGAGCAATTTGTTTGCTGATTCTTATGGCTTTAGCAATAATTATTTTTTTCTATTTCTCTCGCAAAAAAATAATTAAAACGCAACTTGAGAAGGCCAATATGGAAATTGCACATCAAAAGGAAGTGCTTCAGTCCACGTTGATAACCCAGGAAGAAGAACGCAAACGCATTGCACAGGACTTACACGATGCCATTAGCTCCAAACTCAATATTGTTTCGCTCAACGCCAATTTTTTAACTGAAGATAACATTACACCACCTGAAGCAAATACCATAGGAAAGCACATCTCAAATATTACCGCGACCATTCTTGAAAGCTCGAGAAAAATTGCGCATGATTTACTTCCACCTACTTTGGAAAAGTTTGGACTGGAAGCAGCATTGGAAGAACTCTGTGAAGAAGTAGGGGATACTAAAAAATTTGAAGTACACCATGATTTGTCGTATTCCGAAGCATTTTTAGACAGTGACAGGGAACTTCATTTATTTCGTATTGTACAAGAGCTTATCAACAATTCAATAAAACATTCTAACGCCACACAGATTAATTTGGTTATGAAAACCGGCGAAAACCAGCTATATTTACAGTACCGGGATAACGGAAAAGGGTTTGATGTTGTAAAGGCCCAACAGGCAAAAGGACTGGGAATGAGCGGTATAAAAAATAGAGCCGATATACTCTCCGGAATATTACATATGGAATCAAGCCCTGGAAATGGCATTAATATTACGGTGAAAATACAACGTTAA
- a CDS encoding YifB family Mg chelatase-like AAA ATPase: MLTKVYGSAVFGVDATTITVEVNVDKGIGYHLVGLPDNAIRESNFRIAASLQNNGYKIPGKKLILNMSPADMRKEGSAYDLTLAMGILVATGQIEEKHPLAQYIIMGELSLDGSLQPIRGALPISINAKKEGFKGFILPKQNAKEAAIVEGIEVFGAESIEEVIRFFDQGVPMEPTIVDMEAEFYEHLENPEFDFADVKGQESIKRCMEIAAAGGHNIILIGPPGSGKTMLAKRLPSILPPLSLSEALETTKIHSVAGRTLEKGGVMTSRPFRSPHHTISDVALVGGGQYPQPGEISLAHNGVLFLDELPEFKRSVLEVMRQPLEDRDVTISRAKFTVTYPSSFMLVASMNPSPGGYFNDPDAPVTSSPLEMQRYLSKISGPLLDRIDIHIEVTPVPFDKLSDERKGEASIVIRERVTNARKLQTERFTTYDSIHYNAQMGVKQIRKYCKLDVASLDLLKTAMERLNLSARAYDRILKVARTIADLETSEAITGNHISEAIQYRSLDRDGWFG; the protein is encoded by the coding sequence ATGCTTACAAAAGTATATGGGAGTGCCGTGTTTGGCGTTGATGCCACCACAATTACCGTCGAAGTTAATGTAGATAAAGGAATAGGCTATCATTTGGTGGGCCTGCCGGACAATGCTATCAGAGAAAGTAATTTCAGGATAGCAGCTTCGCTTCAAAACAACGGATATAAAATCCCGGGAAAGAAACTCATTTTAAACATGTCACCGGCCGATATGCGGAAGGAAGGCTCAGCCTACGATTTAACGTTGGCCATGGGAATTCTGGTCGCCACGGGACAAATTGAAGAAAAGCATCCGCTAGCACAGTATATTATCATGGGAGAGTTGTCATTGGATGGGAGTTTACAACCTATTCGCGGGGCATTGCCCATTTCCATTAATGCAAAGAAGGAAGGATTTAAAGGATTTATCCTTCCGAAGCAAAACGCCAAAGAAGCTGCGATTGTTGAAGGAATTGAAGTGTTTGGTGCCGAAAGTATTGAAGAAGTGATTCGCTTTTTTGACCAAGGAGTTCCTATGGAACCTACAATTGTAGACATGGAAGCCGAATTCTACGAACATCTCGAAAATCCCGAATTCGACTTTGCCGATGTTAAAGGTCAGGAGTCTATAAAACGCTGTATGGAAATCGCAGCTGCGGGAGGACATAATATCATTTTAATTGGACCACCGGGCTCAGGTAAAACCATGCTCGCCAAACGATTACCCAGTATTTTGCCCCCGCTTTCTTTGTCCGAAGCGCTTGAAACCACCAAAATTCATAGTGTGGCAGGACGTACTTTAGAAAAAGGAGGGGTAATGACCTCTCGTCCGTTTAGGAGTCCGCATCATACAATAAGCGACGTCGCACTGGTAGGCGGCGGACAATACCCACAACCCGGAGAGATATCGTTGGCACACAACGGCGTACTGTTTTTGGACGAATTACCCGAATTTAAACGCAGTGTCCTCGAGGTAATGCGACAACCGCTGGAAGATAGAGATGTCACCATTTCGAGAGCGAAATTCACTGTTACTTATCCGTCCAGTTTTATGTTGGTGGCAAGTATGAATCCAAGTCCGGGTGGTTACTTTAACGACCCAGATGCTCCTGTTACTTCTTCACCCTTGGAAATGCAACGCTATTTGAGTAAGATTTCCGGTCCTTTGTTAGACAGAATCGATATTCATATTGAAGTAACACCCGTTCCCTTTGATAAACTTAGTGATGAGCGTAAAGGAGAAGCCAGTATTGTAATTAGAGAACGTGTTACAAACGCTCGAAAACTTCAGACTGAGAGATTTACAACGTACGATTCTATTCACTATAACGCACAGATGGGCGTGAAACAAATTAGGAAGTACTGCAAGCTCGATGTAGCTTCGCTCGATTTATTAAAAACAGCCATGGAGCGACTTAATCTTTCAGCAAGAGCCTATGACAGAATTTTGAAAGTTGCGAGAACGATTGCCGATTTGGAAACTTCGGAAGCTATTACGGGAAATCATATTTCAGAAGCCATTCAGTATAGAAGTTTGGATAGAGATGGGTGGTTTGGGTAG
- a CDS encoding M16 family metallopeptidase has translation MLAIPLMAMVLMSTSCHNENAQKAEETAKLSLDFEKYELANGLDVVLHQDKSDPIVSLAIQYGVGSNREKTGRTGFAHLFEHMLFQESENVGQDQFFKKIQDAGGTLNGGTWKDGTIYYEIVPKNAMEMIMWLESDRMGYLINTVTESAFNNQQEVVQNEKRQRVDNNPYGHTNWVLDKNLYPEGHPYNWQVIGELVDLQSATVEDVREFYDKFYGPNNATLVLAGDFETDEAKAMIEKYFGEIKRRQEVEPLKPQNITLAETKRFFHEDNFATAPQLNMVWPTPEQYTEDAYALDFLAEILSSGKKAAMYKVLVKEKDLTSQTNAYNNAQQLAGEFHIRITANNDKNLKDVEAAIFESFALFEKEGVTDRDIERIKAGLETQFYNGISSVLGKSFQLAQYNVFAGDPGFIEQDIENIKKVTKEDVIRVYNKYIKDKPYVMTSFVPKGKMELIADNSTKAAVVEEEIKENVTKTVEDKQEEIAKTPSNFDRTVEPDQGEAPQLSIPDTWTAKLANGIEVYGIEQNEIPTVNFSLVIEGGHLLDDKAKNGVANLMTDIMMEGTANKTPEMLEEEIELLGASINMYTTNESIVIRGNTLTRNFDKTMKLIEEILLEPRWDEEEFARIKTKTINEIKRSEANPNAVAGRVYNKLLYGEDHIFSYPISGTEASVEALTINDLKEYYTKNFSPSISTFHVVGKIDKDNAMQNLKGLEERWAAKEVTIPEYPVANNRDKASLYFVDIPNAKQSVINIGYIALPRTDKEFYPAEVMNYKLGGSFSGNVNLILREEKGYTYGARTGFSGSKIPGTFTASSSVRTNTTGESVQIFKEQIAKYKDGISEEDLLFTKNALIKSNARRFETQFNLLGMLQEMSSYDLPANYIEGEESVIKGMTLEQHKALANKYLDESKMAYLVVGDAATQFAQFKKMGFDEVKLVDKDGNEVKLKDVKL, from the coding sequence ATGCTTGCTATCCCTTTGATGGCAATGGTATTAATGAGTACTTCGTGTCATAATGAAAATGCCCAAAAGGCCGAAGAAACCGCGAAACTATCACTCGATTTCGAAAAATACGAACTAGCCAATGGTTTGGATGTAGTCTTGCATCAGGATAAAAGTGATCCAATTGTATCACTTGCCATTCAGTATGGCGTAGGATCCAACCGAGAAAAAACCGGAAGAACAGGATTTGCTCACCTCTTTGAGCATATGTTATTTCAGGAATCTGAAAACGTAGGACAGGACCAATTCTTTAAAAAGATACAAGATGCCGGAGGAACACTCAATGGTGGAACCTGGAAAGACGGCACTATTTATTACGAAATAGTACCCAAAAATGCCATGGAGATGATTATGTGGCTGGAAAGTGACCGTATGGGATATCTTATTAATACCGTAACCGAATCTGCTTTTAACAATCAACAGGAAGTAGTGCAAAACGAAAAGAGACAACGTGTGGATAACAATCCCTACGGACATACCAATTGGGTGCTTGACAAAAACCTATATCCCGAAGGACATCCTTACAACTGGCAGGTAATTGGAGAGTTAGTCGACTTACAAAGCGCTACCGTAGAGGATGTTCGTGAATTTTACGATAAATTTTATGGCCCCAATAATGCAACTTTGGTTCTAGCCGGTGACTTCGAAACCGACGAAGCTAAGGCAATGATCGAAAAGTACTTTGGCGAGATAAAGCGTCGTCAGGAGGTAGAGCCTTTAAAACCTCAAAATATCACTTTGGCCGAAACCAAACGATTCTTCCATGAAGATAATTTTGCCACGGCTCCTCAATTGAATATGGTTTGGCCGACGCCTGAACAATATACAGAAGATGCCTATGCCTTAGATTTCTTAGCCGAAATTTTATCAAGCGGAAAAAAAGCGGCTATGTATAAAGTATTGGTGAAGGAAAAAGACCTAACCTCTCAAACCAATGCCTATAACAATGCACAGCAATTGGCGGGAGAATTTCATATTCGGATTACGGCGAATAATGATAAAAACCTGAAAGATGTTGAAGCGGCAATATTTGAATCTTTTGCCCTTTTTGAAAAAGAAGGTGTAACCGATCGGGATATTGAACGGATTAAAGCAGGACTGGAAACACAGTTTTACAATGGGATAAGCAGTGTATTAGGAAAATCATTCCAACTGGCACAATACAACGTTTTTGCGGGGGATCCCGGCTTTATAGAGCAGGATATCGAGAATATCAAAAAGGTGACCAAGGAAGACGTTATCCGTGTGTATAACAAGTACATCAAAGACAAGCCTTATGTGATGACGAGTTTTGTTCCCAAAGGTAAAATGGAACTTATTGCCGATAATTCGACCAAGGCAGCGGTTGTAGAAGAGGAAATCAAAGAAAATGTTACAAAGACGGTTGAAGACAAGCAGGAAGAAATTGCCAAGACGCCTTCTAATTTTGACCGAACCGTGGAGCCTGATCAAGGAGAAGCTCCTCAATTGAGTATTCCGGACACCTGGACAGCCAAGTTAGCTAACGGGATTGAAGTATACGGTATAGAACAGAATGAAATTCCAACTGTTAACTTTAGTTTGGTTATTGAAGGCGGACATCTTTTGGATGATAAAGCTAAAAATGGAGTTGCCAACTTGATGACGGACATCATGATGGAAGGAACCGCTAACAAAACTCCCGAAATGTTAGAAGAAGAGATTGAATTGTTGGGCGCCTCTATCAATATGTATACAACTAACGAATCGATTGTGATTCGCGGAAATACGCTCACGCGTAATTTCGACAAGACCATGAAATTAATTGAAGAAATTTTATTGGAACCTCGTTGGGATGAAGAAGAATTCGCGCGTATTAAAACGAAAACTATCAACGAGATTAAGCGATCTGAAGCCAATCCTAATGCAGTAGCCGGAAGAGTATATAACAAACTCCTGTACGGTGAAGACCATATCTTTAGTTACCCTATTTCAGGGACCGAAGCTTCAGTGGAAGCGCTTACCATTAATGACTTGAAAGAATATTACACCAAAAACTTCTCGCCTTCCATTAGTACTTTCCACGTAGTTGGAAAAATTGACAAGGACAATGCGATGCAAAATTTAAAGGGACTGGAAGAAAGATGGGCAGCCAAAGAGGTTACAATTCCCGAGTATCCTGTTGCCAATAATCGCGACAAGGCATCTTTATACTTTGTGGATATTCCAAATGCCAAGCAATCGGTTATCAATATTGGTTACATCGCCCTTCCAAGAACCGATAAGGAATTTTATCCTGCTGAGGTAATGAATTACAAACTCGGAGGATCTTTTTCAGGAAATGTAAACCTCATACTTCGTGAGGAAAAAGGGTATACCTACGGTGCACGTACAGGCTTTAGCGGTAGTAAAATACCGGGAACCTTTACAGCCTCCTCAAGTGTTCGTACCAATACTACCGGAGAGTCAGTTCAAATTTTTAAGGAACAAATTGCCAAGTATAAGGATGGTATTTCGGAAGAGGACTTACTATTTACCAAGAACGCTTTAATTAAATCGAATGCACGTCGTTTTGAAACACAATTCAATCTACTGGGAATGCTACAGGAAATGAGTAGTTACGATCTTCCGGCAAATTATATTGAAGGTGAAGAAAGCGTAATTAAAGGAATGACACTGGAACAGCACAAAGCCCTTGCTAACAAATACCTGGATGAGTCTAAAATGGCCTATCTGGTTGTTGGAGATGCTGCTACCCAATTTGCGCAGTTTAAGAAAATGGGCTTCGATGAAGTGAAATTAGTAGATAAAGATGGGAATGAAGTTAAACTGAAAGATGTAAAATTGTAA
- a CDS encoding response regulator transcription factor, producing the protein MQINVVLADDEELFRVGMSYILSRDPEIRIAYEASNGKELLTYLENATDLPHIIIMDIKMPELNGVEATKIIHRQFPSVNIIALTTYNTKPFIRNMIAVGASAYLVKNSPPDKVIHTIKQVYYKGFYYDSYVMQIVNDRYSSVNEASERSIFDESFITPREKEVLEYICKQHTTQEIAEALFISPRTVEVHRKNLLEKTGVKNIAGLVIFAINNTLVSPEIID; encoded by the coding sequence ATGCAAATAAATGTAGTTTTAGCCGATGATGAAGAACTTTTCAGAGTAGGCATGTCTTATATTCTCTCACGAGACCCCGAAATACGTATAGCTTATGAAGCATCTAACGGGAAAGAACTTCTTACTTATCTGGAAAATGCTACTGACTTGCCACATATTATTATTATGGACATTAAAATGCCCGAATTAAACGGAGTGGAAGCGACCAAAATAATTCACAGGCAATTTCCTTCCGTAAATATAATAGCATTAACAACTTACAATACAAAACCTTTTATTAGAAATATGATCGCCGTGGGTGCCAGCGCATATCTGGTAAAGAATTCTCCCCCCGATAAAGTTATACACACCATAAAACAGGTATACTATAAAGGATTTTATTATGACAGTTATGTGATGCAGATTGTTAACGACAGGTATTCTTCCGTAAATGAGGCCTCAGAGCGATCCATTTTTGATGAAAGTTTTATTACTCCACGTGAAAAAGAAGTACTTGAGTATATCTGTAAACAACATACCACACAAGAAATTGCGGAAGCCTTATTTATAAGTCCGAGAACTGTGGAAGTACATCGAAAAAACCTTCTGGAAAAGACGGGGGTTAAGAACATAGCCGGCCTTGTTATTTTTGCTATTAACAATACTCTGGTGTCGCCAGAGATTATCGATTAA
- a CDS encoding transposase produces the protein MSHKYKVLDQTQPTFITITVVDWVDLFIRSKYAKILDDSLNYCIQNKGVRVHAYVYMTSHIHLIVTSKEEALQDIIRDFKKFTSKRIIETIKEYPESRRVWLLKKFSFAAKRIKRGVNYKFWKDGFHPVLLDTCIKVEQRVNYIHYNPVAARFVYHERDWINSSYASYEDGNMEKPGVLVTPLW, from the coding sequence ATGTCGCATAAATACAAGGTACTCGATCAAACACAGCCAACCTTTATTACAATCACAGTTGTAGATTGGGTAGATTTATTTATTCGTTCTAAATATGCTAAAATTCTTGACGACTCACTAAACTATTGTATTCAGAATAAAGGAGTGCGAGTACATGCGTATGTTTACATGACCAGTCATATACATTTGATAGTTACTTCAAAAGAGGAAGCGTTACAAGATATCATTAGGGATTTTAAAAAATTTACATCTAAACGAATTATTGAAACAATAAAAGAATACCCCGAAAGCCGACGTGTATGGTTGTTAAAGAAATTCAGTTTTGCCGCTAAGCGAATTAAAAGAGGTGTTAACTATAAATTTTGGAAAGACGGGTTTCATCCGGTTTTATTGGATACATGCATAAAAGTAGAACAAAGAGTGAATTATATTCATTACAACCCTGTTGCCGCCCGATTTGTTTATCATGAAAGGGATTGGATTAACAGTAGTTATGCTAGTTATGAAGATGGAAATATGGAAAAGCCCGGGGTGCTAGTAACTCCCCTATGGTAA